ATGTTCGACCCGCCCGGCCATGTGCGGACGGACATCCCCGACGACGAGATCGTGGACCGCACGGCGGTCATCCAGGTACTGGCCGGCAGTGCCATCGCCGGCCAGAAGGTGTTCTTGACCTTTGACACCCGTCAGGACTTCCGCGCCCGCCACGCCGGGCTGAAGACGGTAAAGCTGCGGGACCCCGAGCCGGACAGCAACGGCCCGAGGTAGGCGACCGGGCGCCACCGGGCACGGTCAACAAGTGCGTCACGTGTCGCGCCAGCGCCCCGCCGGCGCGGCCGGCGGCGAGACGGCGGAACGTCATCGGGGCGGGGCGCTGATGGGCGGCGCTGGTGCGTCGACCAACTCCACTCCCCGAGAGGTCGGCCGCCGAACGCGCGATCATTACGTCAGCGTGATCTTCGACGACCATCCGCAACGCCACCAAACCGGCCGCGATGGTGGTCACCTGATGCCGCGGTCGACGGCGTACTGCGCCTCTGCGGTGAGGCCGGCGGCGCGGGCTTGGTCGTCGACGGGCATGACGATGACCGCGCGGATGGTTGCGGCCGCGCCACCGGGTGCGGTGGTGGCGGGCCGCCGTGATTCCGATGGCTCTACCAGAATGGACGCCTCGTGCCGCCGTAGCCCTTGCCAATGTCCAGGAGATGGCGGATCCGGTAGGAAAGGACCCGAGCCTGCCCGAAGGACAGCATGATTTCCTGGCCGCATTTGCCGTCGACGACAGTCGAAGGACAGCGTCGGCTCGACGCCGTGACCGAGGGCCTGGGTTAACGCCACGTCGGCGATGACCGACTCCGGCTTGCCGGTACTGGCCGGCAGCCCGATGGACCCGGTGCTGGCCGCCCCCGTCGCAGCCGGTGCGGTCACACCACTGCGGGTCGCCCGGGCCGTCCGGGTCGGGCTCAGCTGGCCAGCGAAGAAGACATGCCCGTCCAGCGCGTGGCTGCTCCACAGCCAGATTCGCCGTTTGTCTGACCTGCGGCGTAGCGTCTGGGAAATGGCGATGACGAGTGACCAGGACTACGAGTTGTACCGCAGGGCACTCAGCCGAGTGGCCTCCCTGGCCAGCGACCGGCGCGACAGCCGGGACCGTAGGCATTGGTGGCAAGGTGTGCATGGACTCCTCGTCCGGCATGACTGCGGTGAGGACGGTAAGTGCAGAGACCCCGAGTGCGGGGAAGATTGGCCTTGCTCGGTCGTTCATGGCGCGATTAAGGACATGGACTCGGGCTCGGCGGGTTGGTGATCGATAGGCATCGTTTCCGATGCCCAGGTCCGTGGTGATGTCAGTCCCTCAGCGCATACTGGGTCTACTAGTTCTCGTAGCGGGTCGTGGGGTGGAGGCCGTTGGGACGCGCGAAGGCGAGCGGCGAGCAGGATGCTATCCGGGGCTACGGGTACCAGTACGACCACGTCGCCGCTGGCGTCTATGACCTCTACCAGGCACGCCGCCATTTCACTCTTAGACTCGTCGATCCCGAAGCGGGCGCGGTAGACGACTGCGTCCTCGTCTTGGCGTCGGCCACCGCGGATGCCGGGCCAGAGGTTCATGGCTATCAGTACAAGTCCGCGGCAGGAAACCTCACCTTGGCTGGGCTGCTAGCCGCGGACAAGACACGGAGGGGTGAGCCGAAACCGTCGCTGATGGCCGAGCTTGTCGATGGATGGCGAAGACTGGCTGCCCACTACGGTGGTCACAAGGTACTTGTCCATCTAGTGACACCTGGCGCGCTCTCCCGTCGTGATCGGCCGTTGGCGGCAGCGTTGAAGGCCGTCGGGGGAACTACGTTGTCTGCTCCCATTCGGCAAGACACGGCCGCCTTCGTCGAATCCGTTCTACGGCCGCTGACTGCGGGTGCCCGGCTTCAGGAGGTTGATGCGGCTTGGAAGCCGGTCGTGGAATGGATCCGCGAACAGGTCGGAATGAAGGAAGGCGAGGTCGAGCCTTTCCTAGCCGCCCTGCGCATCGATGCTGACACCGCCGCCGCAATGCCAATGCGCCCCGACCGACTGCCGCGTGAGCAGCGGACGGAGGACATCGGTCATCTTGCTGCTGCCTTGCACCGGCGGGTGCAGGATAGTGAGGCAGGTCAGGCCGTTGTATTAACGTCTGAAGATGTGGCCGCTTTGGCGGGGTTCGGCTCTCGTGGCCGGGCGCGGCACCTGCATCGCTTCCCGATCGATCTCGACCGCTACACCCCATTGCTTGGGGCCGAGCAGGAGCTGGCCGCAGCGCTCGAGTCCGCGCCAAACGGGTACCTCTGTGTGCTTGGGCCGCCGGGAAGCGGCAAGTCAACCCTGCTGGCACATGCCACACCGGGACTTGCCGACCGCGTGGTGACCTATCTGGCCTTCCTGCCTGGCGATGCAGCAGCCGCCGGCCGCGTCTCGGCGACCGACTTCCTCCATGACGTCGTCGTGCAGCTGGAAGCGTCGCAGCTCAAGGTTCGGAAGAGCCTACCGGAGCGTGACGTCAACGAGCTGCGGCTCCGATTCCGAGACCTGCTGAGTGCCGCCAGTGCCGAGTTCACACAGACCGGCCGACGCACTCTGCTGATCATTGACGGTCTCGATCACGTCGCTCGTGCGCGGGTGAGCCAGCCCCTGCTCGACGAACTCCCGGCACCGGAGGCCGTTCCGGCCGGTGTCGTGATCGTGCTCGGCTCCCAGACCCTTGCGCCCCTGAATCCCAAGATCCAGCATCATCTCAGCGGAAGCCTGGAAAACGGCACCAAGCGCACCGTCGACCTGACAGGTCACCGACTCACCGCGGCAGCAGTTGAAGACGTATGCCGTCGGCTTGTCGAAGCGGCCCCGGCTTTAGCGTTGACCACTAGGCAGATCACCCGTGTGGTGCAGCTGGTGGGCGGTCACCCACTCGCGCTGGCATACGTCACCAACGCACTCATCGACCTCGTTGACGAGCGGACGGCCGTTGACGAACCGGACGCTGACGGCAGCACGAAGATTCCCGCCGATGCTGTCGACGATGCTTTGGACCGATGTGTCCGCTACTCCGGCAGCGTCGCTGACGACTATGCCGCCTACCTGGCAGAACTTCCGGATAGTGAAGTTCTCCAAGCGCTCCTGGGAGATCTGGCCCGCCTCCGGTCACCGATCAACATACGTTGGGTGCAGAAGTGGGCGGACGCTGCGGCAGTTCGGAGCCTCGTTCGTCTCAAGCACCTGTTTCGTATCCTCGACCGTCACTCGTGGATGTTCTTCCACGACTCGTTCAGGCAGTTCGTGCTGGAGGCGACCAGCGTCGATCTGCTTGGTGAACCGGACCCCGACGCCGATGCGCGGCGCCACGCGTTCCTGGCTGATGAGTGCGCACTAGCTCAGGAGGGATCGCGAGAGAGCGGCGAGGAGTTTTTTCACGCCGCTCAGGCCGGCCAACAAAGGCGTGCGCTCGCCCTGGCGGCACCCGACCGCCTGCGCGCCCGGTTCCTGGCCGGCACCTCACCGGCCGTCCTCACCGAGGACATCCGGACCGCCATGCGCCTCGCAGCCGAGGAGACTGATGGGGTAGCACTCGTGGGGCTCATGCTCGTCCACGCCGAACTTCAGTCACGGGAACAGGCACTCGAATCGGTCGACCTGACCGGAATGTTGATCAGCGCCGGCGATCTGAGCGGAGCGCTCGCTTACGCCCTGCCCGATGCGACGCTGCGCATCCCCGTACAGCAGGCCCTGAGCGCAGCCGTCAAGCTGGACGAACGTGGGCACCTCGGCGGGCGCATGTTGTTCGATGCTGCGGAGATTCATGAACTCGGACCCGCCGGCGGCAACGAGCAATGGGAAATGTTGTCGGCCTGGGCGCGGGGTATGGTTCGCTTCCGCCCTCTGTCGGTGCTGCACACGGCTCTGCGCCGGATGTCTGAGCGCGCACTGTCGCGCCTCACCACGACAACCGAAAGCCCCAGGGAGCACGCCGTATTTGCCCTGGGCGGGCATGCCGTCTACTTCACGCGTTGTGCCGTCTCCGAGCTGATTCGGACCGGAAGAATTTCGGACGCCGAAGGTCTGACAGCGACGCTGCGCGCCGGTGTATCGACGTTGCTGGCAGCGACCCCCGAAGAGGACTCGAGTGAGGGGACGTGGGGGCGCGAGCTGATCGAAGCTGCCTACACCGCCGTTGCTGACGCCATCCTGCAAACGGCTAGGGCGCGCGCGAAGGCCGGTCAGTGGGAAGACGCACTCAAGACCGTCCAGAACCTCACCGCAGCAGCCACCAGTGAAAGCGATGTCGAGCAGCGCGCGCTCGCCGCGATGGCTTGGAGGTTCGGCGGCGAGGCGGCCTGGGTCGCGTTGCAGATTGCAGCCAAGGCGACCTCGCCGGCCAGGACTTCACGCGCGAGTGAACCGGCGGCGTCCGCCCCGACGGATGCGGCTAACGCTCAGCGGATGGCGGCCCTGGCCACCGCCGCGTTCGCCTTCGGCGTCGAACAGCTACAGCGGCTCGACGCGCCAACCTCGATCGCCAGCGGGGACCTATCGGGGACAGGAAACCAATCTGACGTTCTCGGCGCGGCACTGCGCGTCCGCACGAGCCACCTGATCGTCGCTGGTCTCTCAGCTCGATCCGCTGGGCAGTGGGTAACCGAGGACCTACTAGTTGCAGCCACGCCCGTGCCACGGCAGCCGCCAGCCAATCAGCCAGCAGGTGCACAGATCGATCCGGAAGCGGCCGCGCATCGCGATCGGGCTGCCATCAGCCATGCAGCACAGCTAGACAAGGCGGTGACGAATCTCGCTGTGCTGTACGCGGCTGTCATCCTCGGCGATCTCCCCACCGCAGCGTTACGTGGTCTCGCCAGCCGCGCGCTCGCCAGCAGGCCAACCATTCCCGACCGCCTCTCCATCCGCACTAACGCCCGCGCCGCCCATATCACCTTCTTGCAGATGCTCATCGATGTTGCGGCCGGTGGTTCGGCAGAACTACTCAGCTACGTCGGAGAAAAGATCGGAGAGCTCGGTAGGGCCTCGTCTCCCCTCAGCCAACCGGCCGGCGCAGCCCCTGACCGCACCTTCAGCGCTCGGCAACTGCAGCGTCTCGGACTGCACATCCTGCAACGCGGGGTACGGGTCCCTTGGCTAGACGATGCGATCACGGACGCCGACGCAGAGCTCCAGCAGACGCCGGGCGCCTACGAACGCCTGGACCTCCTCGTGACACAGGCAGCGGCCCACCTGCAGGCCGGGGATACGGCGACCGGACGAGCACTGCTAGCACGCGTCATGCCCGAGTCGTTCAGCCCGCACTGGCGAAAGGACGTCCAACTCGAGATCTGGGTCCAGTGGCTCGTACGCGCAACCCAGAACCGACCCGACGTTCTACTCGCCGAAGCCGCCGATATCGCCCCCCTGATCGCCGCCCTGACCGAAGCCACGGATGGCAGTGCCGAAGCCGCCGCCGCACTCTTGCTGCAAGCGGTCGCACGCGTTGCACCCCGTCACGCCGTCCGTCTAGCCGCATGGCAACTGCGGGAAGGCTCCCTACCGCTAACCGCGGCCCACGAGGCGCTGGCAGCCGGGATAGCAGCCAACATCCTCAACGCCGTGACGCATTACCCTGACGAAATCGAGGTTCACCACGCCGCCACGCTGCTCAGTGCCGTTGTCGCCGCCGTCCTCGCACCACTGTGCCCGACCGCTCCAGGCGATGTGATCCAAGCTATTGGCAGCCTCGTACCACAGCTCCCGCCCTGGGCCGCCGCGACTATCACCGAACAGCTCACACGCGCGGTCGACGTTCATGTGCTGGCCAGCGCCCGTCGGGACTGGCGCCGCGCACTCCACCTACCATCGACCCCCACCAGCCGACGAGACGAAGCCGACGAAGAGGCCCACCAACGACGATCCCGAACCACGGGTCGAACGTCATCCCGGGATTGGGGAGTGAGCGAGTACGGCCTCTTCAAGCATGCCAACGGCTCGACATTCACTCCTGACGCTGCCCGGGAGGCGATCTCCGACCTAGATGCGGCATTGTCATGGCGATCGTTGCAGGCCGAAGCCGGCACCTTCTCCTGGCTACCCATACTTCAACCCCTGATCGCTCATGCCGACCGTCAGCAACTCGACCAACTCGTCCACGCGTTCGACGGTGCCTACGATGAGGCAGCAATCCTCGCGGCCACCGCCGAACGGTTGAGGGACATCGGTGCTTGTGGCAGCGCATCGGCCATCGCGCGAATCGCTCTCGACAAGACGGAGCCCGGGTGGTGGGATGCCCACTACCGGCGGGGTGTTCGCCGACAGGCATGGCAAACCTTGACCACCTGTGAGGGCCAGAGCGCTCGCAAGGAGGCCATGCGCGACCTAGCTCAGGTGTTGACGTCGGCTGACTACTGGCCCGGAAACCTGATGCTGCAGCTCGACGACATACTGCCCGTCATCGCCCCCGACCTGCCTGCAATCGCTGTCTGGAACCAGGTCCGTCAGTCCCTGAACGTCATGCGCACGGGTGTCGTCGAAAGCCAACCACCACTCCTTGACGGACCGGTTCACGCCGCCTGGTGGGCACCGCAGTCACCCCCAGATCCAACAACAGCGACGACACAGGTACTCGATCCGCCGCGCCCCCACATCGACCAGGGCCACGCGCTCCGTCCCAACACAGCGGGACAGGCGCTGATAGAACTGCTCCTTCTCGACCTTGACCACCCAACCTGGGCCGTTCGAGAGGCCGCATGCGCCGCCATGGCTTGGGTGCTAGAGCAAACTAATCCCCTCGCTGACCATGCTGCAAAACTGACCGCAGCGTTGCTGGCCAGCCAGGACCACCAGCCTGTGCTCGTGCCCGCGATGGCCGCCGCACCTAGCGACGACTCAACATCACCGCCCGCATCCGCATCCGACGAGCTCAGCGAGAGCACGGGAATCGGAGGCGACGCCGTACGCGAGATGGCGGCCCGCGCCTTAGCTTCCGCCGCCATAAGAACGAAGCGCCAGGAGCTACTAATTGCCTGCGTCCCGGCCCAAAGGACCCGATCCTGGCTTGTCACCGACAGCCTGCGCCGCGCATTTCGCATCGACCTCATCGAGACATCAGTGCGTCCGCTGCCCGCTGGGTACCGGCTGAC
The nucleotide sequence above comes from Micromonospora sp. M71_S20. Encoded proteins:
- a CDS encoding AAA family ATPase gives rise to the protein MGRAKASGEQDAIRGYGYQYDHVAAGVYDLYQARRHFTLRLVDPEAGAVDDCVLVLASATADAGPEVHGYQYKSAAGNLTLAGLLAADKTRRGEPKPSLMAELVDGWRRLAAHYGGHKVLVHLVTPGALSRRDRPLAAALKAVGGTTLSAPIRQDTAAFVESVLRPLTAGARLQEVDAAWKPVVEWIREQVGMKEGEVEPFLAALRIDADTAAAMPMRPDRLPREQRTEDIGHLAAALHRRVQDSEAGQAVVLTSEDVAALAGFGSRGRARHLHRFPIDLDRYTPLLGAEQELAAALESAPNGYLCVLGPPGSGKSTLLAHATPGLADRVVTYLAFLPGDAAAAGRVSATDFLHDVVVQLEASQLKVRKSLPERDVNELRLRFRDLLSAASAEFTQTGRRTLLIIDGLDHVARARVSQPLLDELPAPEAVPAGVVIVLGSQTLAPLNPKIQHHLSGSLENGTKRTVDLTGHRLTAAAVEDVCRRLVEAAPALALTTRQITRVVQLVGGHPLALAYVTNALIDLVDERTAVDEPDADGSTKIPADAVDDALDRCVRYSGSVADDYAAYLAELPDSEVLQALLGDLARLRSPINIRWVQKWADAAAVRSLVRLKHLFRILDRHSWMFFHDSFRQFVLEATSVDLLGEPDPDADARRHAFLADECALAQEGSRESGEEFFHAAQAGQQRRALALAAPDRLRARFLAGTSPAVLTEDIRTAMRLAAEETDGVALVGLMLVHAELQSREQALESVDLTGMLISAGDLSGALAYALPDATLRIPVQQALSAAVKLDERGHLGGRMLFDAAEIHELGPAGGNEQWEMLSAWARGMVRFRPLSVLHTALRRMSERALSRLTTTTESPREHAVFALGGHAVYFTRCAVSELIRTGRISDAEGLTATLRAGVSTLLAATPEEDSSEGTWGRELIEAAYTAVADAILQTARARAKAGQWEDALKTVQNLTAAATSESDVEQRALAAMAWRFGGEAAWVALQIAAKATSPARTSRASEPAASAPTDAANAQRMAALATAAFAFGVEQLQRLDAPTSIASGDLSGTGNQSDVLGAALRVRTSHLIVAGLSARSAGQWVTEDLLVAATPVPRQPPANQPAGAQIDPEAAAHRDRAAISHAAQLDKAVTNLAVLYAAVILGDLPTAALRGLASRALASRPTIPDRLSIRTNARAAHITFLQMLIDVAAGGSAELLSYVGEKIGELGRASSPLSQPAGAAPDRTFSARQLQRLGLHILQRGVRVPWLDDAITDADAELQQTPGAYERLDLLVTQAAAHLQAGDTATGRALLARVMPESFSPHWRKDVQLEIWVQWLVRATQNRPDVLLAEAADIAPLIAALTEATDGSAEAAAALLLQAVARVAPRHAVRLAAWQLREGSLPLTAAHEALAAGIAANILNAVTHYPDEIEVHHAATLLSAVVAAVLAPLCPTAPGDVIQAIGSLVPQLPPWAAATITEQLTRAVDVHVLASARRDWRRALHLPSTPTSRRDEADEEAHQRRSRTTGRTSSRDWGVSEYGLFKHANGSTFTPDAAREAISDLDAALSWRSLQAEAGTFSWLPILQPLIAHADRQQLDQLVHAFDGAYDEAAILAATAERLRDIGACGSASAIARIALDKTEPGWWDAHYRRGVRRQAWQTLTTCEGQSARKEAMRDLAQVLTSADYWPGNLMLQLDDILPVIAPDLPAIAVWNQVRQSLNVMRTGVVESQPPLLDGPVHAAWWAPQSPPDPTTATTQVLDPPRPHIDQGHALRPNTAGQALIELLLLDLDHPTWAVREAACAAMAWVLEQTNPLADHAAKLTAALLASQDHQPVLVPAMAAAPSDDSTSPPASASDELSESTGIGGDAVREMAARALASAAIRTKRQELLIACVPAQRTRSWLVTDSLRRAFRIDLIETSVRPLPAGYRLTLPRSAQIREPDVEMGPYSERIREVAHHADLDAETLLHRLSWLAEQAQRHIPDDLSLQQAAKGTSISGMLVPAWAQAIRAAYGRIISELVAAKQVRPDAPELAAALELVDIDLVPQPFTATPPWIPIPIVRDWVPAEQWLSETNDRLAQYEAGLAGIHATVPPAEATNSITLTSSLLEPLATVDIGPLAAVIGADHEFVVNDEGNPTERYLLSTTFDYERPSPTLPTGIIPPPRPAPTIRMIKGRDMLLADGVRPSLNTSTTHFRIWAGKPLLVWTTSLSLHTNAATWLCLNPDVANAHQWQPHSSHPLCWQDAHGAIMAATLLWRRSSTEIRHGLHETAGRGSVVVLTDAGLTALTNTAPIRSTHQVTRSAQRSEYDGPPGVGHQSAIAALTANWRERSRSGRQ